Proteins encoded by one window of Cylindrospermum stagnale PCC 7417:
- a CDS encoding YnfA family protein has protein sequence MQSLVFLFLAALGEISGCYSFWAWLKLGKSIFWIIPGIFALIFFAITLTKVDAANAGRVYAAYGGIYILSSLVWLWLAEGIKPDRWDFLGVAISLIGTVVILFSPHR, from the coding sequence ATGCAAAGCCTTGTCTTTTTATTTCTCGCCGCCCTCGGAGAAATTTCTGGGTGCTATAGCTTTTGGGCATGGTTGAAGTTAGGAAAAAGCATATTTTGGATTATTCCCGGAATTTTCGCCCTAATTTTCTTCGCCATTACTCTCACCAAAGTAGATGCGGCAAATGCCGGCAGAGTATACGCTGCTTATGGTGGCATTTATATACTTTCATCTCTGGTTTGGTTATGGTTAGCTGAAGGCATCAAACCCGATAGATGGGATTTTCTCGGTGTGGCAATTTCCCTCATAGGAACGGTTGTAATTTTGTTTAGTCCACATCGATAA
- a CDS encoding DUF4058 family protein, with protein sequence MPSPFPGMNPYLEHPELFPGLHHLLIIEIARFLSPQLRPKYRVAVEVRMYETIDENSFVTVPAPEPVKVKVPMPVAIKEGYLEVREVGTEELVTTIEILSPTNKRQGKERRIYEKKREQVLASFTNLVEIDLLRKGDFMPMTGKNIQSHYRILICRGNRHPIADLYAFNLPDVIPAFPLPLRSGDSEPVIDLQALLNQVYDIYDYDLVVDYSQEAVPALSEADAVWADALLREKGLR encoded by the coding sequence ATGCCTTCTCCATTCCCAGGAATGAACCCATATTTAGAACATCCCGAATTATTCCCCGGACTACATCACCTACTAATTATTGAAATTGCCAGATTTTTATCTCCCCAACTGCGTCCTAAATATCGAGTCGCTGTAGAAGTGCGGATGTATGAAACAATCGATGAAAACTCGTTTGTAACTGTCCCTGCACCCGAACCTGTAAAAGTCAAAGTTCCTATGCCAGTGGCTATCAAAGAAGGATATTTAGAAGTAAGAGAAGTAGGAACAGAGGAATTAGTTACTACTATTGAAATTTTATCTCCTACCAATAAGCGTCAGGGCAAAGAACGGCGTATTTATGAAAAAAAGCGAGAACAAGTTTTAGCCAGCTTCACCAATTTAGTAGAAATTGATTTATTACGTAAAGGCGATTTTATGCCGATGACTGGTAAGAATATTCAGAGTCATTATCGGATTTTAATTTGTCGCGGTAATCGTCATCCTATTGCTGATTTATATGCTTTTAATTTACCAGATGTAATTCCAGCTTTTCCCTTACCTTTGCGTTCTGGTGATAGTGAACCAGTAATAGATTTGCAAGCATTGTTAAATCAGGTATATGACATTTATGATTATGATTTGGTTGTAGATTATAGCCAGGAAGCAGTACCAGCATTATCAGAAGCGGATGCAGTTTGGGCAGATGCATTGTTGCGAGAAAAGGGGTTGAGGTAG